A stretch of the Mycobacterium shigaense genome encodes the following:
- a CDS encoding S1 family peptidase — translation MKGPHRLATAAWLRGLATAGAVVIASAAVTATAQAAGPPMPGIEVDDESGRCTAGFATQGSDDSYYLLTSGHCDAHDGSVWTYEQDVPLGRITASENEGDNKDAAIIRLDPGVGAPVGDVGGKYPVRDVLSANQIQVGIPFCKLGAVSGETCGAIKGVENGVVEASVYSLKGDSGSPGFVKNADGSVSAVGILMSSPEGDDHTTYFTLVHPLLDKWGLRVLP, via the coding sequence GTGAAGGGACCGCACCGCCTCGCCACGGCGGCATGGCTTCGCGGGCTCGCGACGGCTGGTGCCGTGGTGATCGCTTCGGCGGCGGTCACGGCCACGGCGCAAGCCGCCGGACCGCCGATGCCCGGCATCGAAGTGGATGATGAAAGTGGGAGGTGCACAGCGGGTTTCGCGACGCAGGGCAGCGACGACAGTTACTACCTGTTGACCAGTGGACACTGCGACGCGCACGACGGTTCGGTATGGACCTACGAGCAGGACGTCCCGCTCGGAAGAATCACCGCCAGCGAGAACGAGGGCGACAACAAGGACGCCGCGATCATCCGCCTTGACCCCGGCGTCGGCGCACCGGTAGGAGATGTCGGCGGCAAGTACCCAGTCCGCGATGTGCTGAGCGCCAACCAAATTCAGGTCGGCATACCGTTCTGCAAGCTCGGCGCGGTGAGCGGTGAGACCTGTGGAGCGATCAAAGGCGTGGAGAACGGGGTGGTCGAAGCCAGCGTGTACAGCTTGAAGGGCGACAGCGGCAGTCCCGGCTTCGTGAAGAACGCGGACGGAAGCGTCAGTGCGGTCGGCATCTTGATGTCTTCGCCGGAGGGCGACGACCACACGACGTACTTCACGCTAGTGCATCCGCTGCTCGACAAGTGGGGCTTGCGCGTTCTCCCCTGA
- a CDS encoding nitroreductase family deazaflavin-dependent oxidoreductase, protein MSSRSFSEANAFHRFMRTFIATKLGVAIFRPTAHHLDRITSRLTGNRSSASAIVTGVPAVMLTTTGAKSGEPRTVAVFPIPHPDGVAVIASNFGGLKHPAWYHNLKADPHATVSVAGETWDAVARIAPPGERDEIWAKGVAIYPGWRKYEKTAGDRHIEAFVLVRS, encoded by the coding sequence GTGTCGAGCCGATCCTTCAGTGAAGCCAACGCATTTCATCGCTTCATGCGCACGTTCATCGCCACGAAGCTGGGGGTGGCGATCTTTCGGCCGACAGCACACCACCTCGACCGGATCACCAGCAGGCTCACCGGAAATCGGAGTAGTGCTTCGGCGATCGTGACCGGTGTTCCCGCCGTCATGCTCACCACGACGGGGGCGAAGTCGGGGGAGCCCCGCACCGTCGCGGTGTTTCCCATCCCGCACCCCGACGGCGTGGCCGTCATCGCGTCGAACTTCGGCGGCCTCAAACACCCGGCCTGGTACCACAACCTGAAGGCCGATCCGCATGCCACGGTGTCCGTGGCGGGCGAAACCTGGGATGCCGTAGCCCGAATCGCACCTCCCGGCGAGCGTGACGAGATCTGGGCGAAGGGCGTCGCCATCTATCCCGGCTGGCGCAAGTACGAGAAGACGGCCGGCGACCGCCATATCGAGGCGTTCGTTCTGGTCAGGAGTTGA